The window AGCCGATCGCCCAGTGGGGCAGCGGCAGCGGGTGGCCGCCGACCGCCTCGAGGTAGAGCCTGACGGCCCGGGGCGAGGTCAGGACCACCGCCGCGAGGCCGGGGCCGAGCGGCGGCAGCTTGCGCGGCGGGGTCGCCTTCATGGCGTAGACCACCAGCGGTTGGACCGGGTGGCCGGCGGCCGCCAGCGCCTCCGGCAGCTCGAGCCGCCGGTCGGCCCCGCAGGCGAGCACCACCGGATCGTGCGGCCCCATCCGGGCGATCAGCTCGCGGGCGAGGCCGAGGCCGGAGCCGTGCCCCACCAGCACTGGCCTGAGCCCGGCCCGCGCCGCGGCCGCCGCCGTCGCCGCGCCGACCGCGGCCATCGGCCAGTCCAGGAGTGCGTCGGCGGAGCAGGAGCGGGCCTGGCGGACCAGCCGCTCCGGCGCACGCGGCGAGGTGATGACGAGCCACGGCCGAGCAGCCGGATCGGCCAGCAAGCGGCGGATCGCGCGCCAGCCGGGAGGGTCGTCGGCGTCCTCCAGCCGCAGGACAGGGTAGGGCCGGACCGCGAGCCCGGCTGGACGCAGCAGCGCCTCGAGATCGGCGCAGTCGGCTGCGTGGCGGGTGACGAGCACGGCGCGGTTCACCGGCCGACCGCCTCCGGCATCGCGAGCCGCAGCGCTTCGAAGCAGGCGCGCGCCGCGGCTTGCGGCGCGGTGGCGACCGCCGCCACCCGGGTGACCTCGGCGCGGCCGGTGCCGGAGTCGACGGCGCCGAGGGCCGCCTGGAGCCGGATCGCGCCACCGTCCTCCGTGGCGAGGCAGCCGAGCGGCAGGTGGCAGCCGCCGCCGAGCAGCGCGAGCAGCCGTCGCTCGGCGCCGACGCAGCGCGCCGCCGACGGGTCGTCGAGCCGGCGAAGCGCGAGCGTGACATCGTCATGTTGGCGGGTCTCGATCGCGAGCGCGCCCTGGCCCGGCGCCGGCAGCATGACCTCGGGGGGGAGGTCGCTGCGATCGAGCCCGTCGAGGGCAAGGGCGAGCCGGTCGACACCGGCGGCGGCGAGCACGACGGCATCGTACCGCCCTTCCCGCAGCCGTCCAACGCGGGTCGGGACGTTGCCGCGCAGGGCGCGGACCTGGAGGTCCGGGCGCAGCGCCAGCAGCTGGGCTGCCCGGCGCGGCGACGAGGTGCCCACGACCGCGCCCTCGGGGAGGCCGATCGGGTCGGCCGGCGTCGCGCGCACGGTGCCGCGGGGCGCCAGCAGCAGGTCGCTGGCGGCGCCGCGCTCCGGGATGGCGGCAACCTCGAGGCCGGGCGGCTCCTCGACCGGGAGGTCCTTCAGCGAGTGCACGACGAGGTCGACCCGGCGCTCGAGCAGCGCCTCCTGGAGCTCCCTGGTGAACAGGCCCTTGCCCTCGCTGGTGGGGACGGCCAGGTCCTGGATGCGGTCGCCCCTGGTGCGGATGACCTCGATCCGGCAGCCGATGCCGAGCTCGTCGCGCGCGCGGCCGGCGACCCGCTCCGCCTGCCACAGCGCGAGCTCCGAGCCGCGGGTGCCGACGCGAAGGGTGAGGGCCTCGCTCACCGCGGGCCGGCGCCCCCGTCGCCGTAGCCGTTGCCGTCCTCGTCCTCGAGACCGAGGATGAAGTTGCGGATGACCGCACTCGAGTGGTTCCACGCCGCCCGCCGAAGCCCGCGCAGCGGCACCTGCAGCATGCGTTCGATCATGTCGTCGGCGAGCTGCCCGAGAGCCGCGCGGTGCGCCTCGCCGAGGTCCGCGAGCTCCCGGGAGAGGGCGTGGTCGACGGCGCGCTGCGCGACCTCCCGGAACGACGCCTGCAGGCCCTGCGCCACCGGCGACAGCTCGCGATCGATGACGCGGCGGCGCAGGACCTCGAGCTGGTGCTCGAGCAGCGCCTCGCAGCGGCCCAGCTCGGCCGACCTGAGCAGGCGATTGCGATCGGCCTCGGCCCGCATCTCCTCGACGGTGTGCAGGACGATCCCCTCGAGGTGGCGGGCCCCGGGGTCGACGTTCGGGGGCACGGCGAGGTCGATGACCAGCAGCGGCGCCGCAGCCGGCAGGGGGCCGCGGATCGCCTCCAGGGTGTCGCGATGGAGCAACGGCTGCTCGGCCGACGTCGCCGCCACGACCAGGCCGGCCGAGGGCGGCCTGGAGCGGAGCGTCGCGAGGTCGATCGCCGCCGCGGCCGGGTCGCCGCTCACCAGGGCCTCGGCGCGGGCGAGGGTGCGGTTGGCGACCACGACCCTCCGCGCCGGGTCGGGGGAGCGAACCAACCGGAGAGCCTGACGGGCCATCTCGCCGGCGCCGACGATGAGCACCGGCGCCGGGGACAGGGCGAGGTGATCGTGAATCGTGCGCTCCACCAGCGTGACCAGCGACACCGGCCGGCGGGTGAGCTCGGTCTCGGACCGGA of the Thermoanaerobaculales bacterium genome contains:
- a CDS encoding uroporphyrinogen-III synthase; the protein is MNRAVLVTRHAADCADLEALLRPAGLAVRPYPVLRLEDADDPPGWRAIRRLLADPAARPWLVITSPRAPERLVRQARSCSADALLDWPMAAVGAATAAAAARAGLRPVLVGHGSGLGLARELIARMGPHDPVVLACGADRRLELPEALAAAGHPVQPLVVYAMKATPPRKLPPLGPGLAAVVLTSPRAVRLYLEAVGGHPLPLPHWAIGSTTRDAASALGIDCQAAASPTMQSLAEELCRI
- the hemC gene encoding hydroxymethylbilane synthase, whose amino-acid sequence is MSEALTLRVGTRGSELALWQAERVAGRARDELGIGCRIEVIRTRGDRIQDLAVPTSEGKGLFTRELQEALLERRVDLVVHSLKDLPVEEPPGLEVAAIPERGAASDLLLAPRGTVRATPADPIGLPEGAVVGTSSPRRAAQLLALRPDLQVRALRGNVPTRVGRLREGRYDAVVLAAAGVDRLALALDGLDRSDLPPEVMLPAPGQGALAIETRQHDDVTLALRRLDDPSAARCVGAERRLLALLGGGCHLPLGCLATEDGGAIRLQAALGAVDSGTGRAEVTRVAAVATAPQAAARACFEALRLAMPEAVGR
- the hemA gene encoding glutamyl-tRNA reductase, with the translated sequence MDYIGVVGTSYRTASLEELAAATLPADFRTDSLRELARLSGFTELVYLGTCNRVEFFFRGEARIHTRELLFHLRHSLADLTGGACQLPADDKLHVEFGRSAVRHIFRVVSALDSMMVGEAQITGQAKEAHQKAHDIGLLGGILDQTFHEAFHLAKRVRSETELTRRPVSLVTLVERTIHDHLALSPAPVLIVGAGEMARQALRLVRSPDPARRVVVANRTLARAEALVSGDPAAAAIDLATLRSRPPSAGLVVAATSAEQPLLHRDTLEAIRGPLPAAAPLLVIDLAVPPNVDPGARHLEGIVLHTVEEMRAEADRNRLLRSAELGRCEALLEHQLEVLRRRVIDRELSPVAQGLQASFREVAQRAVDHALSRELADLGEAHRAALGQLADDMIERMLQVPLRGLRRAAWNHSSAVIRNFILGLEDEDGNGYGDGGAGPR